In the Deltaproteobacteria bacterium genome, one interval contains:
- a CDS encoding LysM peptidoglycan-binding domain-containing protein translates to MKKAILVTIFVFAASILLCGASLAAAGKPAPGSASGVSDSTIPADLDLSCPITEEDLPAEDMARLSPSARAALLSIRKGEFYCTRAQELWEQGDVDGAVQSLDMAYQLLLRADAQDKGKSVELIQLKEDLRVIISQRLVEIYATRYVTAQGENNGILMPGTDNKYVNYEIGLLTGIESGFFKRSYARSGMYRPMILEKLKRAGLPEELSWLPLIESGFKDSAFSPARALGLWQFIPSTGIRFGLSRDKFIDERMDPEKATDAAIKYLQALHNMFGDWITCLAAYNCGEGRIIREINKKKIPYLDNFWDLYENLPRETARYVPRFFATLMIIKDPAKYGMELPALIPPPRYKVHRLTRQVHLMQIARAIGFEEADLVTLNPELKLRMTPSEPYDLRLPQAFDGDLLAMLDAVPEYNPPKPTYTYHTVQVGDTLTNLSRRYGISVSTICLLNGLRAEASLYKGKVLKIPSAVCEPPVLLASADGSTPEQPVLADQPAEKVTVPPPAPKPEPHEAVQSSQPDEVQPVLPEPAKPDYKSKAAKARERAERERKAALEEKERLKKEKEKEKEKERLRKEKEKEERARKAAAKPRTSILSHTVEKGDTIFNLAQRYNTTIPAIVKANDLPSKRIKIGQTLKVPTSKPPEEKKAPKTYKVKKGDTAISIARKHDMTLSDFLKLNKFTKKTKVKRGETVKVE, encoded by the coding sequence ATGAAAAAAGCAATACTTGTTACAATTTTCGTTTTCGCCGCCTCCATTTTACTGTGCGGCGCATCGCTGGCCGCAGCCGGCAAACCGGCCCCAGGAAGCGCATCCGGCGTCTCGGACAGCACCATTCCGGCAGACCTCGACCTTTCGTGCCCCATAACCGAGGAGGACCTGCCCGCCGAGGATATGGCCAGGCTTTCCCCCTCCGCCAGGGCCGCCCTTTTATCCATTCGCAAGGGCGAATTTTACTGCACCCGCGCCCAGGAGCTCTGGGAGCAGGGCGACGTGGACGGCGCGGTCCAGAGCCTTGACATGGCCTACCAGCTCCTTTTGCGGGCCGACGCCCAGGACAAGGGCAAGTCCGTCGAACTCATACAGCTTAAGGAAGACCTTCGGGTCATCATCTCCCAGCGCCTGGTGGAAATCTACGCCACCCGGTACGTCACGGCCCAGGGGGAAAACAACGGCATCCTGATGCCGGGCACCGACAACAAGTACGTCAATTACGAAATCGGCCTTTTAACCGGAATCGAAAGCGGCTTCTTCAAAAGGAGCTACGCCAGAAGCGGCATGTACCGCCCCATGATTCTGGAAAAACTCAAGAGGGCCGGGCTTCCCGAAGAACTTTCATGGCTGCCCCTAATCGAAAGCGGGTTCAAGGACTCGGCCTTTTCGCCCGCCCGCGCCCTGGGGCTGTGGCAGTTCATCCCCTCGACGGGCATCCGTTTCGGCCTTAGCCGTGACAAGTTCATTGACGAGCGCATGGACCCGGAAAAGGCCACCGACGCCGCCATCAAATATCTCCAGGCCCTTCACAACATGTTCGGGGACTGGATCACCTGCCTTGCGGCCTACAACTGCGGCGAGGGCCGGATAATAAGGGAGATCAACAAGAAAAAGATACCCTACCTGGACAATTTCTGGGACCTGTACGAAAACCTTCCCCGCGAGACCGCCCGGTACGTGCCCAGATTCTTCGCAACCCTGATGATAATCAAGGACCCGGCCAAGTACGGCATGGAGCTTCCGGCCCTGATTCCGCCGCCCAGGTACAAGGTTCACCGGCTCACCCGTCAGGTGCACCTTATGCAGATAGCGCGCGCAATAGGTTTCGAGGAGGCCGACCTGGTCACCTTAAACCCTGAGTTAAAGCTCAGGATGACTCCCTCGGAACCCTACGACTTAAGACTTCCCCAGGCTTTTGACGGCGACCTCCTGGCCATGCTGGACGCGGTCCCGGAATACAACCCGCCCAAGCCCACCTACACCTACCACACGGTTCAGGTGGGGGACACCCTCACCAACCTTTCGCGCAGATACGGGATTTCCGTAAGCACTATCTGCCTTCTTAACGGCCTTCGCGCCGAAGCCAGCCTTTACAAGGGAAAGGTGCTGAAAATTCCGTCTGCCGTCTGCGAGCCCCCGGTTCTTTTGGCCTCCGCGGATGGCTCGACACCGGAGCAGCCGGTTCTTGCCGATCAGCCCGCCGAGAAAGTGACCGTACCGCCCCCTGCTCCGAAACCGGAGCCTCACGAAGCTGTCCAGTCCAGTCAGCCCGATGAGGTCCAGCCCGTTCTGCCTGAGCCCGCGAAGCCTGATTACAAGTCCAAGGCCGCAAAGGCCAGGGAAAGGGCCGAACGCGAAAGAAAGGCCGCCCTTGAGGAAAAGGAGAGGCTGAAGAAGGAAAAAGAGAAGGAAAAGGAGAAGGAAAGGCTCAGGAAGGAAAAGGAGAAGGAGGAGCGCGCCAGAAAGGCCGCCGCCAAGCCCAGGACCTCAATCTTGAGCCACACGGTGGAAAAGGGCGACACCATCTTCAACCTGGCCCAGCGCTACAACACCACCATCCCGGCCATAGTGAAGGCCAACGACCTTCCCTCCAAGCGCATAAAAATCGGCCAGACCTTAAAGGTCCCCACCTCCAAGCCGCCCGAGGAGAAAAAGGCCCCCAAGACCTACAAGGTCAAAAAGGGCGACACGGCCATATCCATAGCCCGCAAGCACGACATGACCCTGAGCGATTTTCTGAAGCTCAACAAGTTCACGAAAAAGACCAAGGTCAAGCGCGGCGAGACAGTAAAGGTGGAATGA
- a CDS encoding outer membrane beta-barrel protein — protein sequence MKNRLACIIATGILFFGLTGALAAETGDKAQRHGKISVGARAGYNQFEGGELDGNEVEIDPSGCYGVNASYFVWKDLSVEGALEYGRYRFNLKPPGEKLAQEIGDVEQVGFLCTIRYQPLMFKDVMPYVGVGAGYYAHDFDHFVQGVEVKLADDFGFHVAAGGDYHAQGPVWLTLDMRYTWNDTHEEDPTIKNPQDICLDVFQAFVGMKLYF from the coding sequence ATGAAAAATCGGCTCGCGTGTATAATTGCCACAGGCATCCTGTTTTTCGGCCTGACCGGAGCCCTGGCCGCTGAAACCGGGGACAAGGCCCAGCGTCACGGCAAGATTTCCGTGGGAGCGCGGGCGGGCTACAACCAGTTCGAGGGCGGAGAGCTTGACGGCAACGAAGTGGAAATCGATCCGTCCGGCTGTTACGGGGTCAACGCCTCTTATTTTGTCTGGAAGGACCTTTCGGTCGAAGGCGCTCTCGAGTACGGCAGATACCGCTTCAACCTCAAGCCGCCGGGAGAGAAGCTGGCCCAGGAGATAGGCGACGTCGAGCAGGTGGGCTTTTTGTGCACCATCCGCTATCAGCCGCTTATGTTCAAGGACGTGATGCCTTACGTGGGCGTGGGCGCGGGCTATTACGCCCACGACTTCGACCATTTCGTCCAGGGCGTCGAGGTAAAGCTTGCGGACGACTTCGGGTTTCACGTGGCCGCAGGTGGCGATTACCACGCCCAGGGCCCGGTATGGCTCACCCTTGACATGCGCTACACCTGGAACGATACCCATGAAGAGGACCCGACAATCAAGAATCCCCAGGATATCTGCCTGGACGTTTTCCAGGCCTTTGTGGGCATGAAGCTTTATTTCTGA
- a CDS encoding DNA-3-methyladenine glycosylase I has protein sequence MQDRNFTRCAWVTGDPLYIDYHDREWGEPIRDDRVLFEFLVLECSQAGLSWITILKKREAYRAAFAGFDPEKVARFGHDRVEALMKDPGIVRNRKKIEAAVNNAKRALEVIEEFGSLADYLWSFVGNRPIVNRFGHISEVPARTPESEAMSRDMKRRGFSFVGPIACYAFMQSVGMVNDHTTDCFRHRELA, from the coding sequence ATGCAGGACCGAAATTTTACACGCTGCGCCTGGGTGACCGGCGACCCTCTTTACATAGATTACCACGACAGGGAATGGGGCGAGCCGATTCGGGACGACCGGGTCCTTTTCGAGTTTCTGGTCCTGGAATGCTCCCAGGCCGGGCTTTCCTGGATCACCATTCTGAAAAAGCGCGAGGCTTACCGGGCGGCCTTTGCGGGCTTCGATCCCGAAAAGGTGGCCCGGTTCGGACACGACCGGGTGGAGGCCCTCATGAAGGACCCAGGCATCGTGCGCAACCGGAAAAAGATAGAGGCCGCAGTGAACAACGCAAAAAGGGCGCTGGAAGTGATTGAGGAATTCGGCTCTTTGGCGGACTACCTCTGGTCTTTCGTCGGAAACAGGCCCATTGTCAACAGGTTCGGGCATATTTCGGAGGTTCCGGCCCGCACCCCGGAATCCGAGGCCATGAGCCGGGACATGAAGCGCCGGGGCTTCTCCTTTGTGGGGCCGATTGCCTGCTACGCCTTCATGCAGTCGGTTGGGATGGTGAACGATCACACAACCGACTGCTTCCGCCACCGCGAGCTTGCCTGA
- a CDS encoding M48 family metallopeptidase codes for MKRSLMRIVTAALVSLFLFACTHAPITGRSQLSLVSGSEMLSMSQSEYKKFMASAKPSSRAADTAMVKRVGARIQAAVETWYRQNNMAAELKSYAWEFNLVEGKDVNAWCMPGGKVVVYEGLLPVSRDEAGLAVVMGHEIAHAVANHGGERMSQQLLVQMGGTALSVALKDKPKQTQSIWLSAFGIGATVGAILPYSRLHESEADRLGLIFMAMAGYDPHAATDFWQRMAKMKQGAAPPQILSTHPSDANRINDINKHMAEAMKYYKP; via the coding sequence ATGAAAAGATCACTCATGCGAATCGTTACGGCGGCCTTGGTTTCACTTTTCCTTTTCGCCTGCACCCACGCACCCATAACGGGGCGCAGCCAGCTAAGCCTCGTGTCCGGCTCCGAGATGCTCTCCATGAGCCAGAGCGAATACAAGAAATTCATGGCTTCCGCAAAGCCTTCCTCGCGGGCCGCCGACACGGCAATGGTGAAGAGGGTGGGCGCGCGCATACAGGCCGCCGTGGAAACATGGTACAGACAGAACAACATGGCCGCCGAGCTTAAATCCTACGCCTGGGAATTCAACCTTGTGGAAGGCAAGGACGTCAACGCATGGTGCATGCCCGGCGGCAAGGTGGTGGTCTACGAGGGGCTCCTGCCCGTCAGCCGGGACGAGGCGGGCCTCGCGGTGGTGATGGGCCACGAGATAGCCCACGCCGTGGCCAACCACGGAGGCGAGCGCATGAGCCAGCAGCTTTTGGTGCAGATGGGCGGAACGGCCCTTTCCGTGGCCCTTAAGGACAAACCCAAACAGACCCAGTCCATCTGGCTTTCCGCCTTCGGCATAGGGGCCACCGTTGGGGCGATTTTGCCATACAGCCGCCTGCACGAGAGCGAGGCCGACCGGCTGGGCCTCATCTTCATGGCCATGGCTGGCTACGACCCGCACGCGGCCACAGATTTCTGGCAGCGCATGGCCAAGATGAAACAGGGAGCCGCCCCGCCTCAAATTTTGAGCACCCACCCCTCGGACGCGAACCGCATAAACGACATCAACAAGCATATGGCGGAGGCGATGAAATACTATAAGCCCTGA
- a CDS encoding response regulator transcription factor has translation MESTGESASCGSVHVVGPHRLQNELFSWFIKNESRLDCTTGVDYAPLSSPPDSPRLVLLDCLNATGLPLWAAGIEIKDPKNGGDYLALFNVGKERKLTREAMSRGMRGVFYDNMPLPIILKGIKAILSGELWYSRETLTTFLLEPEHEATLPEQVAKTLTAREREILLRIAAGSSNQEIGEDLFISLHTVKSHIYNIFKKIDVPNRLQAALWVAKYL, from the coding sequence ATGGAATCCACAGGTGAGTCCGCCTCTTGCGGATCGGTGCACGTCGTAGGCCCCCACCGCCTTCAAAACGAGCTTTTCTCCTGGTTCATCAAAAACGAATCCAGGCTCGACTGCACCACGGGCGTCGATTACGCACCCCTTTCCTCTCCCCCGGACTCGCCAAGGCTCGTGCTTCTGGATTGCCTGAACGCCACCGGCCTTCCCCTGTGGGCCGCCGGGATAGAAATCAAGGACCCCAAAAACGGCGGCGACTACCTGGCCCTGTTCAACGTGGGCAAGGAGAGGAAACTCACCCGCGAGGCCATGAGCCGGGGCATGAGGGGGGTCTTCTACGACAACATGCCGCTCCCGATCATTTTAAAGGGCATAAAGGCCATTCTTTCAGGGGAGCTGTGGTATTCCCGCGAAACCCTCACCACCTTTCTGCTTGAGCCGGAGCACGAAGCCACGCTTCCCGAACAGGTGGCCAAGACCCTCACCGCCAGGGAGAGGGAAATCCTCCTCCGCATCGCGGCCGGTTCCAGCAACCAGGAAATCGGCGAAGACCTCTTCATCAGCCTCCACACCGTAAAAAGCCACATATACAACATCTTCAAGAAGATCGACGTGCCCAACCGCCTCCAGGCGGCCCTGTGGGTGGCCAAATACCTCTAA
- a CDS encoding PilZ domain-containing protein → MATMNSEKRNFPRYDLNLPAIVSVVGGPRNNRPLALGTRDVSSGGGYFPCETPLSVDTRVEVGLLIPVPGLKKLGRTGARVKLAGVVVRSDARGMAIRFDRRFRLAPLP, encoded by the coding sequence ATGGCCACGATGAACAGCGAAAAAAGAAATTTCCCGCGTTACGATTTGAATCTCCCAGCCATAGTCTCCGTGGTGGGAGGGCCAAGGAACAATCGGCCCCTTGCGCTGGGAACCCGCGACGTGTCTTCGGGCGGCGGATATTTCCCGTGCGAGACCCCCTTGAGCGTGGATACCCGCGTGGAGGTGGGGCTTCTCATTCCCGTGCCCGGCCTGAAAAAGCTCGGTCGAACGGGTGCGCGGGTGAAGCTGGCTGGCGTTGTGGTGAGGTCCGACGCACGGGGCATGGCCATCCGTTTTGACCGCAGGTTCCGGCTGGCTCCCCTGCCCTGA
- a CDS encoding DUF1848 domain-containing protein: METLPSTGTSDLTVLSASRRTDIPAFFMDWFMKRMKAGFFSLTNPYNQKTHIIPVPPGQVAGIVFWSKNYRPFLDGAYGLRLLDMGLKLYFHFTVNSKNPLFEPNLPPLELRLEQFAELAALAGKGAVNWRFDPICHYTVNEGPVLGNLDDFDAIAEAASEAGVGRCTTSFLDHYPKVMRRVSALHGLRLVSPCEAEKVMLLKDLEARLKNRGIGLFCCCEKETAALAGVPSGACVDHSLLEHLWGARLSGRADAGQRRQAGCGCHESRDVGDYGLHPCPHGCLYCYANPVRGKSI, encoded by the coding sequence ATGGAAACCCTTCCTTCAACCGGCACCAGCGATCTTACGGTCCTGTCCGCGTCCCGGCGCACGGACATACCCGCCTTTTTCATGGACTGGTTCATGAAGCGCATGAAGGCCGGGTTTTTCTCCCTTACCAATCCCTATAACCAAAAGACTCATATCATACCAGTTCCGCCGGGCCAAGTGGCGGGAATAGTGTTCTGGTCGAAAAATTACCGGCCCTTCCTGGATGGAGCCTACGGACTGCGCCTTCTGGACATGGGGCTTAAACTTTATTTTCATTTCACCGTGAATTCCAAAAACCCGCTTTTTGAACCCAATCTTCCGCCCCTTGAACTTCGCCTCGAACAGTTCGCCGAGCTCGCGGCCCTTGCCGGAAAAGGCGCGGTCAACTGGAGGTTCGATCCCATCTGCCATTACACCGTAAATGAAGGCCCGGTCCTTGGTAACCTTGACGATTTCGACGCCATAGCGGAGGCCGCGTCCGAAGCCGGAGTCGGGCGGTGCACCACGAGTTTTCTGGATCACTACCCCAAGGTCATGCGGCGGGTTTCGGCCCTCCACGGCCTTCGCCTCGTTTCACCCTGCGAGGCGGAAAAGGTCATGTTGCTGAAGGACCTCGAAGCCAGGCTTAAAAATCGTGGCATCGGCCTTTTTTGCTGTTGCGAGAAAGAAACCGCCGCACTGGCCGGGGTCCCTTCCGGGGCCTGCGTCGATCACTCCCTTCTGGAACACCTCTGGGGTGCCAGGCTTTCCGGAAGGGCGGATGCGGGCCAGCGGAGGCAGGCGGGCTGCGGATGTCACGAAAGCCGCGACGTGGGCGACTACGGCCTCCATCCCTGCCCCCACGGCTGCCTTTACTGCTACGCCAACCCGGTTCGGGGAAAAAGTATTTGA
- the asnS gene encoding asparagine--tRNA ligase, whose amino-acid sequence MKIRALFEADGENPDVLAKGWVRTVRDHRDFVFVEINDGSCLTSLQAVADAGSPAYGVLSGLSTGSSVAVRGALVPSPAKGQKWELRALSAEKLGDAPEDFPLQKKRHSDEFLRTIAHLRPRTNKFSAVFRVRSALALSIHDFFRDRGFFYIHTPIITASDCEGAGDMFRVSTLSPGEPNENDFFGRPAHLTVSGQLAAEMFACALSDVYTFGPTFRAENSNTARHAAEFWMVEPESAFSDAVDNMALAEDFLRHLANFALTECGEDLSLFSRFVDPRLIPTLTAIASGPFARISYTQAIDILQKSGEKFQYPPVWGNDLATEHERFLAETHVKGPVIVFDYPKSLKPFYMRLNDDGKTVAAMDVLVPRIGEIIGGSQREERGEVLSGRMKEAGLNSDEYSWYADSRRYGSVIHSGFGLGFERLVMLVTGVSNIRDVIPYPRTPGSIAF is encoded by the coding sequence ATGAAGATAAGGGCGCTTTTTGAGGCGGACGGGGAAAATCCCGACGTCCTGGCAAAGGGATGGGTTCGCACGGTGCGCGACCACAGGGACTTCGTTTTCGTAGAGATTAACGACGGCTCCTGTTTAACCAGCCTTCAGGCGGTGGCGGACGCCGGAAGCCCGGCCTACGGGGTCTTGAGCGGGCTTTCCACGGGCAGCTCGGTTGCGGTGCGCGGAGCCCTTGTCCCCTCCCCGGCCAAGGGCCAGAAATGGGAGCTTAGGGCCCTAAGCGCCGAAAAGCTGGGGGATGCGCCCGAAGACTTCCCTCTCCAGAAAAAGCGCCATTCGGACGAATTTTTGCGCACCATAGCGCACCTCCGGCCCCGCACCAACAAGTTCTCGGCGGTTTTCCGGGTGCGCTCGGCCCTTGCGCTTTCCATTCACGATTTTTTCCGGGACCGGGGCTTCTTCTACATCCACACCCCCATAATTACCGCCTCGGACTGCGAGGGCGCAGGCGACATGTTCAGGGTCAGCACCCTTTCGCCCGGCGAGCCTAACGAAAACGACTTCTTCGGACGCCCGGCCCATCTTACGGTATCGGGCCAGCTTGCGGCGGAGATGTTCGCCTGCGCACTTTCGGACGTCTATACTTTCGGCCCAACCTTTCGGGCCGAGAACTCCAACACCGCCCGGCACGCGGCTGAATTCTGGATGGTGGAGCCGGAATCGGCCTTTTCGGATGCCGTTGACAACATGGCCCTGGCCGAGGACTTCCTGCGCCACCTTGCAAACTTCGCACTTACCGAATGCGGCGAGGACCTCTCGCTTTTTTCGCGCTTCGTGGACCCAAGGCTCATTCCCACCCTTACGGCAATAGCAAGCGGCCCCTTCGCCCGGATTTCCTACACCCAAGCCATCGACATCCTTCAGAAATCCGGCGAAAAATTCCAGTACCCGCCCGTTTGGGGAAATGACCTGGCCACAGAGCACGAGAGGTTTCTCGCCGAGACCCACGTGAAAGGCCCGGTGATCGTCTTCGATTATCCCAAAAGCCTCAAGCCCTTCTACATGAGGCTTAACGACGATGGCAAAACCGTGGCTGCCATGGACGTTTTGGTTCCACGGATAGGGGAGATAATCGGCGGAAGCCAGAGGGAGGAGAGGGGCGAGGTCCTTTCCGGGCGCATGAAAGAGGCCGGGCTCAATTCGGACGAATACTCCTGGTACGCGGATTCCCGCCGCTACGGCTCGGTGATTCACAGCGGCTTCGGCCTGGGCTTTGAAAGGCTCGTGATGCTGGTGACCGGGGTTTCCAACATAAGGGACGTCATCCCCTACCCCAGGACTCCGGGGTCCATAGCGTTTTGA
- a CDS encoding SCP2 sterol-binding domain-containing protein, producing the protein MEGPMISLSFSLDEIMVDFIPKMATAFLAISGASGALSGTEASLVLDVEGRAYSFTAKDASSVTARLGDMERPTARVSMSISDLVPLINPKNADMLLVIPTSLTREKYDLVNKLGGEARFELKNEDGSVSVITAVFNGKNSPRATLALDITEARKMFARQSNPVEMFMKGSLKITGDIAFAMTLQPLFT; encoded by the coding sequence ATGGAAGGACCAATGATCAGCCTGTCTTTCAGCCTTGATGAGATTATGGTGGATTTCATTCCAAAGATGGCCACGGCCTTTCTGGCAATATCCGGGGCGTCCGGCGCTCTTTCCGGCACCGAGGCGTCCCTGGTTCTGGATGTGGAGGGCAGGGCCTACAGCTTTACCGCCAAGGACGCCTCGTCCGTCACGGCCCGCCTGGGCGACATGGAGCGGCCCACCGCAAGGGTGTCCATGAGCATTTCCGACCTGGTTCCCCTCATCAACCCCAAAAACGCCGACATGCTCCTTGTCATTCCCACAAGCCTCACCAGGGAAAAATACGATCTCGTGAACAAGCTGGGCGGCGAGGCCAGGTTCGAGCTGAAAAACGAGGACGGAAGCGTTTCTGTAATCACTGCTGTTTTCAACGGGAAAAATAGCCCCCGCGCCACCCTTGCCCTTGACATCACCGAGGCCCGGAAGATGTTCGCAAGGCAGAGCAACCCGGTGGAAATGTTCATGAAGGGGAGTCTCAAGATAACCGGCGACATAGCCTTCGCCATGACCCTCCAGCCGCTTTTCACGTGA
- a CDS encoding DUF3336 domain-containing protein, which translates to MLKMFRVKKLREALLRAETYGEWLDAAGELDRALGMDAWRKDDSSPYYNYRLVRRDMEQMREYRETANVYRLLDLLHDSLRRNLGDVGHPNLYDKALTGTKHLIEEYLAEAEKGLNYLCDNDFPHLLPDKKLRLFSQAAHNFGRSALMLSGGATFGIFHLGVVRTLWDHKLLPRVISGSSMGAIIAAGTCTRTDTEIQAIHDRTRPLNRNALRWLPPSAMWREKSLMDQKQLLKNIQTNVGEYTFAEAYARTGRILNISVSPTRMGIKPRVLNYITAPNVTIASAACASSAVPGVFPPAKLMAKDRAGQMVPYMANEKWVDGTLREDIPIMRLSRLHNVNHYIVSQANPHVIPFFGYRHRRGFTPFVVDLAASMVQGQVMQVLDVARQRVQQNPWRPILDQMYAVAGQQYSGDINIHLPFSAPMYRMVLANPTEEQFEFFVRLGERASWSQVERIRNQTRISRCFESCLEKLSPEGERVEERPL; encoded by the coding sequence ATGCTCAAAATGTTTCGCGTAAAAAAGCTGAGGGAGGCCCTTTTGCGGGCCGAGACCTACGGCGAATGGCTGGACGCCGCAGGCGAACTGGACCGGGCCCTCGGCATGGACGCCTGGCGCAAGGACGATTCCTCCCCCTACTACAATTACCGCCTTGTCCGGCGGGACATGGAGCAGATGAGGGAGTACCGGGAGACGGCCAATGTTTACAGGCTATTGGACCTTCTGCACGACAGCCTCCGGCGCAACCTGGGCGACGTGGGGCATCCGAACCTTTACGACAAGGCCCTGACCGGCACCAAGCATCTTATAGAGGAATACCTGGCCGAAGCCGAAAAGGGCCTGAATTATCTGTGCGACAACGATTTCCCGCACCTTTTGCCGGACAAGAAGCTGCGGCTTTTCTCCCAGGCGGCCCATAATTTCGGGCGTAGCGCCCTCATGCTTTCGGGCGGGGCCACCTTCGGCATTTTTCACCTGGGGGTTGTGCGCACCCTCTGGGATCACAAGCTCCTTCCAAGGGTGATTTCAGGCTCCAGCATGGGGGCCATAATCGCCGCCGGAACCTGCACCCGGACCGACACCGAAATCCAGGCCATCCACGACAGGACCAGGCCCTTAAACCGCAACGCCCTAAGGTGGCTTCCCCCTTCCGCCATGTGGCGCGAAAAAAGCCTCATGGACCAGAAGCAGCTTTTGAAGAACATCCAGACGAACGTGGGCGAATACACCTTCGCCGAGGCCTACGCACGGACAGGCAGGATTCTGAACATCTCGGTCTCACCCACACGCATGGGAATAAAGCCAAGGGTCTTGAACTACATAACCGCCCCCAACGTCACCATAGCCTCGGCGGCCTGCGCCTCGTCGGCGGTGCCCGGAGTCTTCCCCCCCGCCAAGCTCATGGCCAAGGACAGAGCGGGCCAGATGGTCCCCTACATGGCCAACGAAAAGTGGGTGGACGGCACTCTGCGGGAGGACATCCCCATAATGCGGCTTTCCAGGCTGCACAACGTCAACCATTATATAGTGAGCCAGGCCAACCCCCACGTGATTCCCTTTTTCGGCTACCGCCACCGCAGGGGTTTCACGCCCTTCGTTGTGGACCTCGCTGCCAGCATGGTCCAGGGCCAGGTGATGCAGGTTCTGGACGTGGCCCGGCAGAGGGTCCAGCAGAACCCCTGGCGGCCCATCCTGGACCAGATGTACGCGGTGGCCGGGCAGCAGTATTCGGGCGACATCAACATCCACCTTCCCTTTTCCGCGCCCATGTACAGGATGGTCCTGGCCAACCCCACGGAGGAGCAGTTCGAGTTCTTCGTAAGGCTTGGGGAGAGGGCGTCCTGGTCCCAGGTGGAGAGAATCAGGAACCAGACCCGCATAAGCCGGTGCTTTGAAAGTTGCCTGGAAAAGCTGTCGCCTGAAGGGGAGCGCGTGGAGGAAAGACCCTTATAA
- a CDS encoding Rieske (2Fe-2S) protein has protein sequence MSKPKKLKRSIFQRILGIPATGTPADPGCWSYSGNVITVDLKRAEALSKAGGALRCEGGGLPLRVLVIRDDSGNFRAYHNRCTHLGHRRLDPVPGGGSVQCCSVNATTFNYEGKSIHGPGKHPITLFPVSRKGDLLTVTITNS, from the coding sequence ATGTCCAAACCGAAGAAACTGAAACGCAGCATTTTCCAGCGCATACTGGGCATTCCCGCCACGGGAACGCCTGCTGATCCCGGCTGCTGGAGCTATTCGGGAAATGTCATCACCGTCGATCTCAAGCGCGCAGAGGCCCTTTCAAAGGCAGGCGGCGCGCTTCGCTGCGAGGGCGGCGGCCTGCCCCTTAGGGTGCTGGTGATAAGGGACGATTCGGGCAACTTCCGGGCCTATCACAACCGGTGCACCCACTTAGGCCACCGCCGCCTGGACCCCGTGCCGGGCGGAGGAAGCGTCCAGTGCTGCTCGGTCAACGCCACCACCTTCAACTACGAGGGAAAATCCATCCACGGTCCGGGAAAGCACCCCATCACCCTTTTCCCGGTCTCGCGCAAGGGGGACCTGCTCACGGTGACCATCACCAACTCGTAA